A single window of Arvicanthis niloticus isolate mArvNil1 chromosome 20, mArvNil1.pat.X, whole genome shotgun sequence DNA harbors:
- the Zfp57 gene encoding zinc finger protein 57 homolog, with product MAAKKQSKSAQPFKTSVSYEDVAVTFTQEEWEYLTSTQKTLYQKVMSETFKNLTFVESKKKSQEPSPDLEDKDDDDKTSSSSCTGVFKGGPLFFCLTCGKCFKKNSFLFNHQFPLRSRRLAVTKPQSRKAHGRKPQHHGDRPFFCNLCGKTYRDASGLSRHRRAHLGYRPRSCPECGKCFRDQSEVNRHLKVHQNKPVASHLKVHQNKPVASNQKRKGKAPPTTPASQAPALKYVKVIQGPVARAKARNSGTSSLNVRSNSIAMIRSREKISCPYCRMTFAMRTCLLSHLKIHFRRQPNQHFCCRESHSSNTLRMQKIYNCPVCDSSFRGKESLLDHLCCRRPIRFSKCWEILGHLLGYLREPLVLGNIFKVRESSRKKMESRKRSRRHAYRENLETEDLSENDEEDQWAMESASSSDLS from the exons ATGGCAGCTAAGAAACAG TCTAAGTCTGCCCAGCCATTCAAGACATCAGTCAGTTATGAGGACGTGGCAGTGACTTTCACCCAGGAAGAATGGGAATATTTGACTTCTACACAGAAGACCCTTTACCAGAAAGTGATGTCAGAAACCTTCAAGAACCTGACATTCGTGG aaagcaagaagaaatcTCAAGAACCTAGCCCAGATCTGGAAGATAAGGATGATGATGATAAGACTTCCAGTTCCAGTTGCACTGGCGTATTCAAAGGTGGACCATTGTTTTTCTGTCTGACCTGCGGCAAATGTTTCAAAAAGAACAGCTTCCTCTTTAATCACCAATTTCCTTTGAGGTCCAGGAGGCTAGCAGTCACAAAGCCACAAAGCCGCAAAGCCCATGGCCGCAAGCCCCAGCATCATGGAGACAGACCTTTCTTTTGCAATCTCTGCGGCAAGACTTACCGTGATGCTTCCGGACTGAGCCGTCACCGACGTGCTCATTTAGGTTATAGGCCCCGTTCGTGCCCTGAGTGTGGAAAGTGCTTCCGGGATCAGTCTGAAGTCAACCGCCACCTGAAGGTGCACCAAAATAAGCCAGTGGCTAGCCACCTGAAGGTGCACCAAAACAAGCCAGTGGCTAGCAACCAGAAGCGGAAGGGTAAGGCTCCACCTACAACACCTGCATCCCAAGCGCCCGCCCTCAAGTATGTGAAAGTGATCCAGGGACCAGTAGCCAGGGCTAAGGCACGGAACAGCGGAACCTCGTCCCTGAATGTCCGATCCAACTCTATTGCAATGATCCGCTCAAGAGAAAAGATCTCTTGCCCCTATTGTCGCATGACTTTTGCCATGAGAACCTGTCTCTTAAGCCACCTCAAGATCCACTTCAGACGTCAACCCAACCAGCACTTCTGTTGCAGAGAGTCCCACTCATCCAACACACTCAGGATGCAAAAGATCTACAACTGCCCCGTCTGTGACAGCTCCTTTAGGGGAAAGGAGAGCCTGCTGGATCACTTGTGCTGCCGAAGACCAATCAGATTCAGTAAATGCTGGGAAATCCTGGGTCATTTGCTTGGCTATCTTCGTGAACCCTTGGTattgggaaatatttttaaagtaagggAATCCTCGAGGAAGAAGAtggaatccaggaagagaagcCGGAGACATGCATACCGTGAGAATCTGGAAACAGAAGACCTGTCTGAGAATGATGAGGAGGATCAGTGGGCAATGGAGAGTGCTAGCAGCTCTGACCTGAGTTGA